GGGATTGGGCCTATTCGCGGGAGCAGTTTCGATTTGGGTGGTCATGGTGCGTCTTTCAAATGGTTAATGTGCATGCTTGATGCGACCAAGCAATCAGTGATTGGCGGCTGAGGCTGCTGGCGAATTGGGGCTATTCATCTTCCGGTGTTTCGCCGAGATAGACCTCAATTACCCGGGGATCGGTTTGGATTTCGTCCATGGTGCCTTCACATAACACCGTGCCCTGGTGGAGGACGGTGACTTGGCTGGCGATTTGCCGCACGAATTCCATATCGTGTTCGATCACCACGATCGAATGACTCTCGGCTAAGTTCAGCAGGAGCTTGCCCGTCAGTTCAGTTTCTTCATCCGTCAGTCCGGCGACGGGCTCATCCACCAGCAGTAAATCCGGCGACTGGGCCACGAGCATGCCGATCTCTAACCACTGCTTTTCGCCGTGGGAGAGGAGGTGCGCTGCTTTATCGGCTTTTTTGTCGAGGCCGATCGTCTCCAGCAATCCCGCGACGGTGCGTTGTGATGCCTGTGAGGCCGTGCCAAAGAGGGAGGCGAACACCGCCTTGGGCCGATCACAGGACAATTGCAGATTTTCCCGTGGTGTCAGGTTGAGATAAACTCGCGGCGTCTGGAATTTGCGGCCAATCCCAAGCCGCGCAATTTGATGCTCTGATAGTTTCCGCAGATTACGGTTGCCTTTGAACGCAACATGTCCGGACGTGGGCCGGACTTTGCCGGTAATCACATCGAGAAATGTGGTTTTTCCTGCGCCGTTGGGGCCAATCACCACCCGCAGTTCCCCCACATCCATGCTGAAGTTGAGCTGATTGAGCGCGGTAAATCCGCCAAAGCTCACGGTGAGGTTTTCAGTTGCTAAGATTTTCTCGCTCACGCGCGACCTCCGGATCAGTTTCAAGACGGGG
The nucleotide sequence above comes from Romeriopsis navalis LEGE 11480. Encoded proteins:
- the urtD gene encoding urea ABC transporter ATP-binding protein UrtD translates to MSEKILATENLTVSFGGFTALNQLNFSMDVGELRVVIGPNGAGKTTFLDVITGKVRPTSGHVAFKGNRNLRKLSEHQIARLGIGRKFQTPRVYLNLTPRENLQLSCDRPKAVFASLFGTASQASQRTVAGLLETIGLDKKADKAAHLLSHGEKQWLEIGMLVAQSPDLLLVDEPVAGLTDEETELTGKLLLNLAESHSIVVIEHDMEFVRQIASQVTVLHQGTVLCEGTMDEIQTDPRVIEVYLGETPEDE